The Agrobacterium larrymoorei sequence ATCTGCCTGATAACGCAATCGATGATCGACAAGCTGGACCTGTGAGCCTCATGAATGTTCTTTCGGTCACATCCGAAATCTATCCGCTGATCAAAACCGGCGGTCTTGCAGATGTTTCCGGCGCGCTTCCCATCGCGCTGAAAGCATGCGGTGTGCACACCCGCTCGCTGATCCCCGGCTACCCAGCCGTTAAATCCACGGTCAAAGATGCCCATAAGGTCGGGGAATTTCCCGATCTTCTGGGCGAACATGCCGATATTCTGGCAGGCGAGCATGAAGGTCTGGACCTCCTGATCCTCGACATTCCCTCGCTCTACGACCGCCCCTCCGGGCCCTATCTCGATTCCACCGGCAAGGATTTTGCCGACAACTGGAAGCGTTACGCCGCCCTTTCTCTTGCCGCTGCCAAAATCGCCGCAGGCAAGCTGCAGGGCTGGCAACCGGATCTCCTTCATGCACATGACTGGCAGGCCGCCATGGCACCGGTCTATATGCGCTATGCAGAGACACCGGAAATTCCAAGCCTGCTGACAATCCATAATATTGCGTTCCAGGGTCAGTTCGGCGCCAATATCTTCTCCGAACTGCGCTTGCCCGCACACGCTTTCTCCACCGAGAGCATCGAATATTATAACGATATCAGCTTCCTGAAGGGTGGCTTGCAGACAGCAACGGCGCTCAGCACCGTCAGCCCGTCCTATGCCGAGGAAATCCTGACCCCGGATTACGGCATGGGGCTCGATGGCGTGATCCGCAGCCGAGCCCATGTGCTGCATGGCATCGTCAATGGCATCGACGCCGAGGTTTGGGATCCGGCGATCGACCACCTGATCCAGGAAAATTACTCTGCCGCCAACCTCAAACTGCGCGCCATCAACAAGGCCGCCGTTGCCAACCACTTCCGCGTGGACCACGATAGCGGCCCGCTCTTCTGCGTCATCTCCCGCCTCACCTGGCAGAAGGGCATCGACCTGATTGCCGAAGTCGCCGATGACATCGTCGAGATGGGCGGTCGTCTGGTGGTGCTCGGTGCAGGCGAGATCGCGCTGGAAGGCGCACTGATGGCAGCGGCCACCCGCCATCCGGGACGCGTCGGCGTCGCCGTTGGCTATAATGAGCCGCTCTCGCACCTCATGCAGGCTGGATGCGACGCCATCATCATTCCCTCCCGCTTCGAGCCCTGCGGCCTGACCCAGCTTTATGCGCTGCGCTATGGCTGCATTCCCGTCGTGGCGCGCAACGGGGGCTTGAACGATACCGTGATCGATGCCAATCACGCTGCTGTTTCCGCGAAGGTCGCGACCGGCGTCCAGTTCTCGTCCGTCACCGAGGACGGGCTGCGCCAGGCGCTCCGCCGCACTATGCGATATTACCGAGACCCGAAACTGTGGACGCAACTGCAGAAGCAGGGGATGAAATCGGATGTTTCCTGGGAAAAGAGCGCAGGACTTTACGCCGCGCTTTACACCCAACTTACGTCGAAAGGCCATTGAATGTCGATCAAGACCGTCCAGACCACGCCATTTCAGGATCAGAAACCCGGAACCTCCGGCCTTCGAAAGAAGGTGCCGGTTTTCGCGCAGGAGAACTACGCGGAAAACTTCATCCAGTCGATCTTCGACAGTCTCGAAGGCTTTGCCGGTGAGACGCTGGTGATCGGCGGCGATGGCCGCTATTATAACCGCGAGGTTATCCAGAAGGCGATCAAGATGGCCGCAGCCGCAGGCTTCGGCAAGGTTCTGGTCGGACAGGGCGGCATTCTCTCCACGCCTGCCGCGTCCAACATCATCCGCAAATACAAGGCCTTCGGCGGCATCGTGCTCTCGGCCAGCCACAATCCCGGCGGCCCGAACGAAGATTTCGGCATCAAGTACAATATCGGCAATGGCGGCCCGGCCCCTGAAAAGATCACCGACGCCATCTTTGCCCGCACCAAATCCATCGAGACCTACCGCATCGCCGAGGTCGCCGATATCGATCTCGACCGGATCGGCACCAGCGACGTTGCCGGCATGCAGGTGGAAGTCATCGATCCGGTCGCCGATTATGCCACGCTGATGGAAGAACTCTTCGATTTCGGCGCGATCCGCGATCTGATCGCCGGCGGCTTCAAGGTCGTGGTCGATTCCATGAGCGCGGTGACCGGCCCCTATGCGGTCGAAATCATCGAAAAGCGTCTTGGCGCACCGGCAGGCTCGGTGCGCAACTCAGTGCCGCTGCCGGACTTCGGCGGCCATCACCCGGACCCGAACCTCGTTCACGCCAAGGAACTCTATGACGACGTGATGAGCCCGGAAGGCCCGGATTTTGGCGCCGCCTCCGATGGCGATGGCGACCGCAACATGGTCGTCGGCAAAGGCATGTTCGTCACGCCTTCGGATTCGCTTGCCATCATCGCCGCCAACGCCAAGCTCGCACCGGGCTACGCATCCGGCATTTCCGGCATCGCCCGCTCCATGCCGACCAGCGCGGCAGCAGACCGCGTTGCCGAAAAGCTCGGCATCGGCATGTATGAAACGCCAACCGGCTGGAAGTTCTTCGGCAACCTGCTCGATGCGGGCAAGGTCACGGTCTGCGGCGAGGAAAGCTTCGGCACCGGCTCCAACCATGTGCGCGAGAAGGACGGTCTTTGGGCCGTGCTCTTCTGGCTGAACATCGTCGCCGCCCGCAAGGAAAGCGTCAAGGACATCGTCACCAAGCATTGGGCCGAATATGGCCGCAACTACTATTCCCGCCACGACTACGAAGAAGTCGACAGCGACGCCGCCAACACGCTGGTTGCAACGCTGCGCGAAAAGCTCGCGACGCTCCCCGGCACCACCTATGGCAATCTGAAGGTCGAAAAGGCCGACGATTTCGCCTATCACGATCCGGTTGATCAGTCGGTCAGCAAGAACCAGGGCATCCGCATCCTCTTCACCGGCGGCTCCCGCATCGTCCTGCGCCTCTCCGGCACCGGCACCTCGGGCGCCACCCTGCGCCTCTATGTCGAGCGCTACGAACCGGATGCGGCCCGTCACAATATCGAAACCCAGGAAGCGCTTGCCGACCTGATCGCTGCGGCGGATACGATTGCCGGGATCAAGAAGCATACGGGCCGCGACGCGCCGACGGTGATCACCTGATTGAGCGATCCGGTGGGCAAGGGCAGCATACCCCCCTCTGTCCTGCCGGACATCTCCCCCCTCAAGGGGGGAGATTGGCCAAAGGCAAGCTCCCGCCTCATATCGAGCTTGGTGAGTGAAGAAACCTTCTCACGGAGGTAGCGAGAAAAGCGAGCGGCCAACACCAACCCGATCTCCCCCCTTGAGGGGGAGATGTCCGGCAGGACAGAGGGGGGTCCTAAAGAATCAGCCCCGACGCAACTGCCCCACCAACAAGACCGCGGCGCAAGCCCCCACCCACAAACCACCAAAGGGACCAGCCCATGCCAAACCAAGCCGCTTTCCCCCAAGGTGCAGTTCCCTCAACCGCAGGCACCGAGTTCTCCGTCTACTCCCAGCACGCCACCAAGCTCGAACTCTGCCTCTACGACGCAACCGGCAACACCGAAACCGCCCGCCTCCTCATGCAACGGGGCGAAGACGGCATCCACCGTCTCACCGTCCCACAGGCCACAATCGGCACCCGCTACGGCTACCGCGCCCACGGCACCTATACGCCGGATCAGGGCCTCTGGTTCGACCCGGCCAAGCTGCTGCTCGATCCTTACGCGACCACGATCGATCGTCCGTTCCAGAACCACAAAAGCCTCTTCACCTTCGGCGAAGACACCGCCACCGTCATGCCCAAGGCGGTCGTCTCCAACGACACGCCCGTCACGCCGGAACCGCCCCGCTTCACCCGCACCGGCCTCATCTACGAAGTCGCGGTCAAGCCCTTCACCATGCTGCATCCAGAGGTGCCGGAAGCGATCCGTGGCACGGTCGCAGCACTTGCCCATCCCGCCATCATTGCGCATCTGCAAAAGATCGGCGTCAGCGCCGTCGAACTCATGCCGATCACCGCCTGGATTGACGAGCGGCACCTACCGCCGCTCGGCCTCACCAATGGCTGGGGTTACAACCCCGTCGGCTTCATGGCGCTCGACCCACGGCTTTGCCCCGGCGGCATAGCGGAACTGCGTGATACGGTCGCCAAGCTGCACGAGGCAGGCATTGGCACCATCCTCGATCTCGTCTTCAACCATACCGGCGAGAGCGACCGCTTCGGCTCGACGCTGTCGCTGCGCGGGCTCGACAACCTGACCTATTATCGCCATCTGCCGAACGATCCCGGCACGCTGATCAACGACACCGGCACCGGCAACACGCTCGCCTGCGATCACCCACAGGTCCGCCATCTCGTCATCGAAACGCTCCGCCATTTCGTCATCCATGCGGGCATCGACGGCTTCCGCTTCGATCTCGCTCCCGTGCTTGGCCGCACGGCGCAGGGCTTCGATCCGCAAAGCGAAACCTTGCGCCAGATGCACGAGGACCCGCTTCTTGCCGATCGGATACTAATCGCCGAACCCTGGGATATCGGCCCCGGCGGCTACCAACTCGGCAACTTCCCCGCCTCCTTCCTTGAATGGAACGATCGCGCCCGCGACGATATCCGGCGTTATTGGCGAGGCGACGATCACACAATGGGGGCGCTTGCCGATGCGCTGGCCGGTTCCGCCCCGCTCTTTTCGCGCAATGGGCAAATGGAAACCCGCAGCGTTAACTTCATCGCCGCCCATGACGGCTTCACGCTTTTCGATCTCGTCTCCCACGCCCACAAGCACAACGAGGCGAATGGCGAGGAGAACCGCGACGGCCACAACGACAACCACTCCTGGAACAACGGCGTCGAAGGCCTGACCGACGATGCCTCAGTCAACGCCGCCCGCGTCGCGGACATCAAGGCGCTGCTCGCCACCCTCTTCGTGACGCGCGGCACGGTGATGCTGACGGCGGGTGATGAAGGCGGGCGCAGCCAGCGGGGCAACAACAATGCCTATGCCCAGGATAACGCGATCACCTGGGTGGATTGGGCAGCGCTCTCGCCGGACCTGATTGATCACACTGCCTTTCTGGCGAAGCTTCGCCAGCGCTTCGCAGCCTTCAGCGAAAGCAGTTTCTTCTCGCCCGACAGCGGCGAGATCGAATGGCTGTCCCCCTTGGGCGACCCCATGCGCGATGAGGACTGGAACCGCGCCGATGCTACGACCTTCGCCATGGTGCTGAAGACGCTGGACAGAGAGACCGGCAAGACCGTGCGCCTCGCCACCCTCTTCAACCGCAGCCGCAGCGCCATCCCCTTCACCCTCAAGGGTGACGGCTGGAAGCCGCTCGGCGTTGATTTCGGCGTGCCCGCCTGGCTGCCGCCCCGCTCCGTCGTCTTCTATCTTGGTGATTGATTGCCGCCTCAAGGCCGTCCTATAACGGAATTCGATTTTTAAAAGAAAGAGTTGCCGTGAAAGACGTATCGCTTGCTGAGGTAAAGGGTTTGGTCGGCACGGAAGTGGGCGTGTCGGACTGGATCACCGTCGACCAGGCCATGATCGATGCCTTTGCACGGGCAACGCTGGATGACCAGTTCATCCACACAGACCCGGAACGCGCCAAGGCCGAAAGCCCGTTCGGCGGCACGATTGCCCATGGCTTCCTGACGCTCTCGCTGCTCTCTGCCATGAATTACAGTGCCCTGCCGAATATCCGCGAGCAGACCATGGGCATCAATTACGGCTTCGAGAAAATCACCTTCGTCTCGCCGGTCAAGAGCGGCGCGCGTGTGCGTGGGCGCTTCACCCTGGCCGAGGCCCGCTTTCGCGGCGGCGCCATGCTGATGATGACCTATGACGTGGCGGTCGAGATCGAAAACGAAAAGAAGCCTGCACTCACCGCCCGCTGGATCACCATCTCCCAGTTCGACCCGAAGGACAGGCCCGAAGACTGAGCAACGCGTTCAACGGAGAAGTCATGCCCGAAGCAATCGTTCGAGCGGCGTTCCTGACCCAGGCAGACGCCTTCGACGGCCTGGGCTCACCCTTTACCGCAAGGCTGTGCCGGCTGCTCTCCGAAAAGCTGGAACCCACCCACGGCGCCGTCGCCCATACCCTCCTCACCTGGCCTGGCCCACCCGGCCCCAGTGACGATTCCGTGCCGCTGCGTATCGCAGGCGCGCTGCATGCGCTGGTGCTCTCAGAAAGAATAAGCCCGCTCACCGAACTCCCCGACAACGCCCTCTGGCCCGCAGTTCAGCAAGCGTTCCAGCAGCACGAGGCCTTCATCCTCAAGCGTCTGACATCGCCACCCCAGACCAACGAGGTCCGCCGTTCCGCCGCCCTGCTGCCCGGCCTCTTCATCGTCGCAGAGCGCACCGGCAAACCGCTGATCCTCTCCGAAGTCGGCGCAAGCGTCGGACTCAATCTCCAACTCGATCGCTATCGCTACCGCCTCGGCGAAACGGAATGGGGACCGGAAAGCGCCGTTGTCCTCTCTCCCGAATGGCGCGGTACGGCGTCATCGGCCCCGAGCAGTTTCACCGTCCTCGACCGCGCCGGCTGCGATCTCAACCCCTTGAACCCTTCGTCGCCCGACGACCGCCTGCGCCAGCTCTCCTATATCTGGGCCGACCAGAAAGACCGGCTTGAGCGGACGCAAAATGCGCTCAGCATCGCTGCGGAAAACCACTTACAGGTGGAAAAGGCAGACGCCATCGACTGGCTGGCAAAGCGCTTGGCCGAGCCCCGTCAAGGTGCGGCGCATGTCATTTTCCACTCCGTCGCCTGGCAATATTTCCCCGACGCCCTCAAACAGAAGGGTGAAGCGCTGATCGCCGAGGCTGGAAAACGCGCAACCCCAGACGCCCCTCTCGCCCGCTTCCAGATGGAAGGCGACGGCCAACCGCGAGGTGCAGCCCTGACCCTGCAAATCTGGCCCACGGGTGAGAAGCAGGAGATCGGCCGAGCCGACTTTCACGGGCGCTGGGTGGAATGGCGCGGATGGGTGGGGTAGCCGTCAGATCACACGCCACCCAAAACCCACGCGTTGATCGGACCACTCAATCGAGTTTGCCGTCAACATCCGAATTCACGTGAGCAGACAACACCCTCGGTGCCAGCTGCCGGTCCATCTGCATCGCATCCATGCAGGCGGTCAGCCAATCCCTGTCCTGAATGAGCGCGACAGCCTTTGCATAAGCGCGGTCGACTGTATCACCATAGGCCCCTCGGGCCTTCTGCCAAGCCGTGACAGGAATCTCGCCCCATTGCGCGATCATCATCGACAAATCGATGATATCTCTGCTGTAGACGGCTTTGTCCGGCCAGCGATCTGCATTCGCAAGAAGTTTCTCGGCGAACATATCGCTTCTGTCGAGCACCGGCACACCGTAGCGCGCGTCCATCTGGCCCGAAAGGTCGATACGACCTTCGCGCACGATCTCCAACTTGATCCGGGCATCCTCCACCTGCACGAAGGTGCGAATGCCATATTGATCGGCCCGCATCTCTCGCAATGCCAGCACCTGCGCTCCAACTTTAGTCAATCCTGATAATTGCTGCGACCACACGGCTTCACGAAGCAGCCTGTAGCCTTCCTGTGATGCGCAGAGAAGGTCGATATCGACACTCTCACGATATTCATCAAGGCTGAGAACGATCGCTGTGCCGCCGCCGAAGAAACATTCAGCGCGTTCCAGCAGAGCTCCATCAAGGGCATTTAGTACCGTCAGAACGGCGTTGTGATGCGGACGGCGGAAAAGGGTCATGCGTCAGGATGCTATCAGCAAGGGGCCGTATCGCTCAACCAGATCGTTGATCAGCGCCTGCTCTTCTTTGGTCAGTGTTTCAACGTCTACGAAGCGCCAGTTGCGCTCGTAGATCGAGAATGCTTCTTCACCCGTCAAACACACATTCGCGTCCCTGTTCCAGCAGAGCATTTGCAATTGCGGATAGTGGCTGACCTGTATCTGCATTATGTCCTCTATAGAAGACGGGCCCGCCATGCAAATAGCTCCGCCCTCTCCTCTCATCATCCTCAATCTTGACTCGAGGATCAATGTCTTCAGTGGCTTATCGATGGTCGGGTCAAGCCCAACCATCCCGGATAAGGCGCGGCTTCAACCGTTCGCCCTCAAGCCGTATCCTCTATGACGGACATCATAAGCCATTCTCGCCCTCAGTTCCAGCATAAGCGCCTGATCCTATTTGCTCTTGTATTGTGGGAACTTTCCTCACAGCCCTCGCATTAACGCCGTTATTGTTCGGGGGAACTCCATATGGCGCATAACGTCACGCAACCGGATGATGCAGGCGAGCAAAGCACGGAGCTCAAACGCGTCATGGGGCCGGGTCTGCTTCTTCTCTTCATCGTCGGCGATATTCTCGGGACCGGCATCTATGCACTGACCGGACAGGTCGCCGCCGAAGTCGGCGGGGTCGTCTGGCTGCCCTTTCTCATTGCCTTTGGTGTGGCGCTGCTCACCGCCTGCAGCTATCTTGAACTGGTAACGAAATATCCGCGCGCTGCAGGAGCTGCGCTCTATACGCACAAGGCCTTCGGCGTTCACTTCATCACCTTTCTGGTGGCCTTCACCGTCATGTCGTCCGGTGTCACCTCCGCCTCGACGGCTTCCCGCGCCTTCGCCGCCAACTTTGCCACGCTGACCGGCTTTGATTTCGGCGGCTTTGGCGTGACCGGCATTGCCATTGCTTTCATCGTGGCGGTCGCGCTGATCAATTTCCGCGGCGTCGGTGAAAGCGTGAAGATGAATGTGGTACTGACCGTCGTCGAACTGACGGGCCTGCTGCTGATCATCGGCATCGGTTTCTGGGCGATCGGCAATGGTCAGGGCGATGTCTCGCGCGCCTGGACTTTCGAGCCAGCGGGCGAGCATGGCGTCATCTGGTCGGTGGTGGCCGCAACGACGCTTGCCTTCTTCGCCATGGTCGGCTTCGAGGATTCCGTCAACATGGCCGAAGAGTGCAAGCAGCCCGCCCGCATCTTCCCGAAAGTGCTGCTCGGCGGCCTCGTCATCACCGGCGTCATCTATATTCTGGTTGCCATTTCCGCCATCACCCTCGTCCCCGCCGCCGAACTCGGCGAAGGCGAAACACCTCTGTTGAAAGTGGTGCAGGCGGGCGCTCCCAACTTCCCGATCGGCATCTTCGCCGTCGTCACCATGTTCGCGGTCGCCAATTCCGCCCTGATCAACATGATGATGGCAAGCCGCCTGATCTATGGCATGAGCCGCGAAGGCGTGCTTCCACCAGCGCTCGGCAAAGTCCATTCCGGCCGCCGTACACCCTTTGTGGCGATCATCTTCACCTCGCTGATCGCGGTCGGCCTCATCGCCTTTGCCGGTGGTGTTCCGGCTCTCGGCGGCACCACGGCCCTCCTGCTGCTTGGCGTCTTCACCATCGTCAATGTCGCGGTGCTGGTGCTGCGCAAGGACAAGGTGGCCCACAAGCACTTCCGCACGCCCACCATCCTGCCGGTGCTGGGCGCCATCAGCTGCTTCTTCCTCGTCGGCCCATGGACCGGACGCGATCCGGTGCAATATTCGATTGCGGCAGTGCTGCTCCTGATCGGTGTCGTCCTGTGGGCAGCAACGGTAGGCTTCATGCGGGTACAGGCAAAGTCGGCTTAGCGGCACAACAACGCTTGCTATCTGCGTCGCCCATGATAGATCGGAATTCCGGCCTCATTTTCAAAAGGAAAATACCATGCCGGAATTCCCCACCCTCATGCTCTTTGCCGCCGCAGCCCTGGTGCTGACGGCAACACCTGGCCCTGATATGCTGCTGATCGCCTCGCGCAGTGTCAGCCAGGGCCGCTCCGCAGGTTTCTTGACCTATGCCGGAATAGCCGCCGGGACCTATTGCCACGCGATTGCCGCAGCCTTGGGCCTCTCGAAATTGTTTCTGACCGTGCCGGTCGCCTACGAGATCGTCCGCTGGGCGGGCTGTACCTATCTGTTTTATCTTGCCGTCAAAACTGTGCGCTCACAGGGCGCGGGCTTTTCGCCCACAACCGGACTGAAACGACTATCTTCAAGACGGATTTTTCTGGAGGGTCTCGCCACCAACATCCTCAACCCGAAAATGGCGCTCTTCGTTCTGGCGCTCTTCCCGCAATTCATCAATCCGGATGGCAATGCGCTCGTCTTCCAGATGGTGATCCTCGCCACCATCCTGAACGGCATCGGCTTTCTGGTGAATGGCACCGTGATTCTTCTTGGCAGCAACATCCGCCAGCGGCTTTCCGGTATCCGCCGCTTTCCCAGACTGCCGCAATATCTGCTGGCAGGGGTTTTTGCCGGGCTCGCCTGCCGTCTGGCGCTGGGATCAAGGCAGTAGAAAGAACGGCACGGAGAGGCGCGTCAGGACGAGGGTCAAAACCCAACCTGCAT is a genomic window containing:
- the glgX gene encoding glycogen debranching protein GlgX; this encodes MPNQAAFPQGAVPSTAGTEFSVYSQHATKLELCLYDATGNTETARLLMQRGEDGIHRLTVPQATIGTRYGYRAHGTYTPDQGLWFDPAKLLLDPYATTIDRPFQNHKSLFTFGEDTATVMPKAVVSNDTPVTPEPPRFTRTGLIYEVAVKPFTMLHPEVPEAIRGTVAALAHPAIIAHLQKIGVSAVELMPITAWIDERHLPPLGLTNGWGYNPVGFMALDPRLCPGGIAELRDTVAKLHEAGIGTILDLVFNHTGESDRFGSTLSLRGLDNLTYYRHLPNDPGTLINDTGTGNTLACDHPQVRHLVIETLRHFVIHAGIDGFRFDLAPVLGRTAQGFDPQSETLRQMHEDPLLADRILIAEPWDIGPGGYQLGNFPASFLEWNDRARDDIRRYWRGDDHTMGALADALAGSAPLFSRNGQMETRSVNFIAAHDGFTLFDLVSHAHKHNEANGEENRDGHNDNHSWNNGVEGLTDDASVNAARVADIKALLATLFVTRGTVMLTAGDEGGRSQRGNNNAYAQDNAITWVDWAALSPDLIDHTAFLAKLRQRFAAFSESSFFSPDSGEIEWLSPLGDPMRDEDWNRADATTFAMVLKTLDRETGKTVRLATLFNRSRSAIPFTLKGDGWKPLGVDFGVPAWLPPRSVVFYLGD
- a CDS encoding LysE family translocator, which encodes MPEFPTLMLFAAAALVLTATPGPDMLLIASRSVSQGRSAGFLTYAGIAAGTYCHAIAAALGLSKLFLTVPVAYEIVRWAGCTYLFYLAVKTVRSQGAGFSPTTGLKRLSSRRIFLEGLATNILNPKMALFVLALFPQFINPDGNALVFQMVILATILNGIGFLVNGTVILLGSNIRQRLSGIRRFPRLPQYLLAGVFAGLACRLALGSRQ
- a CDS encoding nucleotidyl transferase AbiEii/AbiGii toxin family protein; amino-acid sequence: MTLFRRPHHNAVLTVLNALDGALLERAECFFGGGTAIVLSLDEYRESVDIDLLCASQEGYRLLREAVWSQQLSGLTKVGAQVLALREMRADQYGIRTFVQVEDARIKLEIVREGRIDLSGQMDARYGVPVLDRSDMFAEKLLANADRWPDKAVYSRDIIDLSMMIAQWGEIPVTAWQKARGAYGDTVDRAYAKAVALIQDRDWLTACMDAMQMDRQLAPRVLSAHVNSDVDGKLD
- a CDS encoding APC family permease, which produces MAHNVTQPDDAGEQSTELKRVMGPGLLLLFIVGDILGTGIYALTGQVAAEVGGVVWLPFLIAFGVALLTACSYLELVTKYPRAAGAALYTHKAFGVHFITFLVAFTVMSSGVTSASTASRAFAANFATLTGFDFGGFGVTGIAIAFIVAVALINFRGVGESVKMNVVLTVVELTGLLLIIGIGFWAIGNGQGDVSRAWTFEPAGEHGVIWSVVAATTLAFFAMVGFEDSVNMAEECKQPARIFPKVLLGGLVITGVIYILVAISAITLVPAAELGEGETPLLKVVQAGAPNFPIGIFAVVTMFAVANSALINMMMASRLIYGMSREGVLPPALGKVHSGRRTPFVAIIFTSLIAVGLIAFAGGVPALGGTTALLLLGVFTIVNVAVLVLRKDKVAHKHFRTPTILPVLGAISCFFLVGPWTGRDPVQYSIAAVLLLIGVVLWAATVGFMRVQAKSA
- a CDS encoding alpha-D-glucose phosphate-specific phosphoglucomutase yields the protein MSIKTVQTTPFQDQKPGTSGLRKKVPVFAQENYAENFIQSIFDSLEGFAGETLVIGGDGRYYNREVIQKAIKMAAAAGFGKVLVGQGGILSTPAASNIIRKYKAFGGIVLSASHNPGGPNEDFGIKYNIGNGGPAPEKITDAIFARTKSIETYRIAEVADIDLDRIGTSDVAGMQVEVIDPVADYATLMEELFDFGAIRDLIAGGFKVVVDSMSAVTGPYAVEIIEKRLGAPAGSVRNSVPLPDFGGHHPDPNLVHAKELYDDVMSPEGPDFGAASDGDGDRNMVVGKGMFVTPSDSLAIIAANAKLAPGYASGISGIARSMPTSAAADRVAEKLGIGMYETPTGWKFFGNLLDAGKVTVCGEESFGTGSNHVREKDGLWAVLFWLNIVAARKESVKDIVTKHWAEYGRNYYSRHDYEEVDSDAANTLVATLREKLATLPGTTYGNLKVEKADDFAYHDPVDQSVSKNQGIRILFTGGSRIVLRLSGTGTSGATLRLYVERYEPDAARHNIETQEALADLIAAADTIAGIKKHTGRDAPTVIT
- the glgA gene encoding glycogen synthase GlgA, with product MNVLSVTSEIYPLIKTGGLADVSGALPIALKACGVHTRSLIPGYPAVKSTVKDAHKVGEFPDLLGEHADILAGEHEGLDLLILDIPSLYDRPSGPYLDSTGKDFADNWKRYAALSLAAAKIAAGKLQGWQPDLLHAHDWQAAMAPVYMRYAETPEIPSLLTIHNIAFQGQFGANIFSELRLPAHAFSTESIEYYNDISFLKGGLQTATALSTVSPSYAEEILTPDYGMGLDGVIRSRAHVLHGIVNGIDAEVWDPAIDHLIQENYSAANLKLRAINKAAVANHFRVDHDSGPLFCVISRLTWQKGIDLIAEVADDIVEMGGRLVVLGAGEIALEGALMAAATRHPGRVGVAVGYNEPLSHLMQAGCDAIIIPSRFEPCGLTQLYALRYGCIPVVARNGGLNDTVIDANHAAVSAKVATGVQFSSVTEDGLRQALRRTMRYYRDPKLWTQLQKQGMKSDVSWEKSAGLYAALYTQLTSKGH
- a CDS encoding MaoC family dehydratase, coding for MKDVSLAEVKGLVGTEVGVSDWITVDQAMIDAFARATLDDQFIHTDPERAKAESPFGGTIAHGFLTLSLLSAMNYSALPNIREQTMGINYGFEKITFVSPVKSGARVRGRFTLAEARFRGGAMLMMTYDVAVEIENEKKPALTARWITISQFDPKDRPED
- a CDS encoding DUF2332 domain-containing protein, encoding MPEAIVRAAFLTQADAFDGLGSPFTARLCRLLSEKLEPTHGAVAHTLLTWPGPPGPSDDSVPLRIAGALHALVLSERISPLTELPDNALWPAVQQAFQQHEAFILKRLTSPPQTNEVRRSAALLPGLFIVAERTGKPLILSEVGASVGLNLQLDRYRYRLGETEWGPESAVVLSPEWRGTASSAPSSFTVLDRAGCDLNPLNPSSPDDRLRQLSYIWADQKDRLERTQNALSIAAENHLQVEKADAIDWLAKRLAEPRQGAAHVIFHSVAWQYFPDALKQKGEALIAEAGKRATPDAPLARFQMEGDGQPRGAALTLQIWPTGEKQEIGRADFHGRWVEWRGWVG